The following coding sequences lie in one Phragmites australis chromosome 8, lpPhrAust1.1, whole genome shotgun sequence genomic window:
- the LOC133927597 gene encoding uncharacterized protein LOC133927597, whose translation MHGLCSVNKIVLCALDILFGIVPLVLMIRSLCKHPPVDVDGEQHRVLVAPDTVAPPPPAAAAAPHLRWPALTYFSYAARGRSGRASETVVCAICLDPLRHAFHRDCVRVRAWSSNSCPLCRVKIVSGSDGVAVADDMV comes from the coding sequence ATGCACGGTCTTTGTTCGGTTAACAAAATCGTGCTTTGCGCGCTTGACATTCTGTTCGGGATCGTGCCACTTGTACTGATGATCCGCTCCCTCTGCAAACACCCGCCAGTAGACGTGGACGGTGAGCAGCACAGGGTCCTGGTTGCGCCGGATACAgtggctccgccgccaccggctGCGGCGGCTGCACCGCACCTGCGCTGGCCGGCGCTGACGTACTTCTCGTACGCGGCGCGAGGGCGCAGCGGCAGGGCGTCGGAGACGGTGGTGTGCGCCATCTGCCTGGATCCGCTCCGACACGCGTTCCACAGGGATTGTGTCCGCGTGCGGGCTTGGAGCAGCAACAGCTGCCCGCTGTGTAGGGTCAAGATCGTGTCGGGATCAGACGGAGTCGCGGTTGCTGATGACATGGTGTAG
- the LOC133925844 gene encoding GDSL esterase/lipase At5g37690-like, with protein sequence MEALAVVVVSVAVLAHATVTGAASAPLATPTTTTKGPVIYIFGDSMSDVGNNNYLLLSIAKCNYPWYGIDYKNGYPTGRFTNGRTIGDIMAAKFGVPPPVPFLSLYMTDDEVLGGVNFASGGAGILNETGIYFVQYLSFDNQISSFEQIKNAMIAKIGKKAAEETVNGAIFQIGLGSNDYVNNFLRPFMADGIVYTHDEFIGLLMETMNRQLTRLYDLGARHIWFSGLAPLGCIPSQRVLSDTGKDCLDDVNSYAVQFNAAAKNLIEGLNAKLPGARFSLADCYSIVMELIDRPQKYGFKTSHTSCCDVDTTVGGLCLPTAQLCADRKAFVFWDAYHTSDAANQVIADRLFDDMVSAGSVVPGNGTSGPRVVGAKTPKP encoded by the exons ATGGAAGCTCTCGCCGTCGTGGTTGTGTCTGTTGCCGTTCTCGCGCACGCAACAGTCACCGGCGCAGCTTCGGCGCCATTGGCGACGCCGACGACGACAACCAAGGGCCCGGTGATCTATATTTTCGGCGACTCGATGTCGGACGTGGGGAACAACAACTACCTCCTCCTCTCCATCGCCAAGTGCAACTACCCCTGGTACGGCATTGACTACAAGAACGGCTACCCCACCGGGAGGTTCACCAATGGCAGGACCATCGGTGACATCATGG CCGCCAAGTTTGGCGTCCCGCCGCCGGTGCCGTTCCTCTCCCTGTATATGACCGACGACGAGGTCCTCGGTGGTGTCAACTTTGCGTCCGGCGGCGCCGGAATCCTCAACGAGACCGGCATTTACTTC GTTCAGTACCTGTCGTTCGACAACCAGATATCGTCCTTCGAGCAGATCAAGAACGCGATGATCGCCAAGATCGGCAAGAAGGCCGCCGAGGAGACTGTCAATGGCGCAATCTTCCAAATCGGACTCG GGAGCAACGATTACGTCAACAACTTCCTGCGGCCGTTCATGGCTGACGGCATCGTGTACACCCACGACGAGTTCATCGGCCTCCTCATGGAGACCATGAACCGGCAGCTCACG AGGCTGTACGATCTTGGCGCGCGCCATATCTGGTTCAGCGGGCTGGCGCCGCTCGGCTGCATCCCATCGCAGCGCGTCCTCTCGGACACCGGCAAAGACTGCCTCGACGACGTGAACTCGTACGCCGTCCAGTTCAACGCCGCGGCCAAGAACCTGATCGAAGGGCTGAACGCCAAGCTGCCGGGCGCGCGCTTCTCGCTCGCCGACTGCTACTCCATCGTCATGGAGCTCATCGACCGTCCCCAGAAATACG GGTTCAAGACGTCGCACACGTCGTGCTGCGACGTGGACACGACGGTGGGGGGCCTGTGCCTGCCGACCGCGCAGCTCTGCGCCGACCGCAAGGCATTCGTGTTCTGGGACGCGTACCACACCTCCGACGCCGCCAACCAGGTCATCGCCGACCGCCTCTTCGACGACATGGTCAGTGCCGGCTCCGTGGTGCCGGGCAACGGCACCTCCGGGCCCCGCGTCGTGGGCGCGAAGACGCCCAAGCCGTGA